The Rosa chinensis cultivar Old Blush chromosome 7, RchiOBHm-V2, whole genome shotgun sequence DNA segment cacggagttgttctgtacattttgagTTTTTGAATTCGAGTTTgggttccgctccctatataaggagctttaagttcatttgtaaggcatcagaaaattgagcagaagagtcttctctcaaagaGTAAGAAAGCcaatagcagtgtgcttcccttcctgtctagtgtgaagtagtgtgctttcattacaagtaagtatctgttctcattcttatggatagctaaacagcattttgctgtttacctgagaatgaggctctaaATGTTTAAcatgtatgtatatttgaataaataaattcaggtGGTTGCACATCCACTTCTTCAACAAATATAGTTGTCATTACATTTCCTCATTTATAGTCATTTATAATTGTCAATATTGTGTTTCGCCATTTAAGATGCATGCATCCTGTAGAAATCTAAAGTTTTAAATGTACTATTCATctaaaaattttcagttttaaaacaaaaaattaggacaagAAGCAGTGATTCCGCTTGTTAATTAAGTAatcgttaggtgaaaaacttaggcatgttgaaggctagtcttgtttttgtttttgtcgttTAAAGCAAAGTTTTTAGGGTTGAATATTATTGCTAAAACCACGCGTCAATATAGGATACAAAAGGCATTTTCTGAAAAGACCTATCCCTATTAGTCTTTTCCTAAAAGTAATAGTGTAATACAAAATTGTTGGGCAGTTAAGAAAAATATAGAGGCTTTTTAGGTATACGGGAAAAGACCCTTTATTATAATTACTTAATGATCAAGAAATAGATTAATAAATATCAATAGTTAGAGAAATCTGATTGGTCCACCTAATCGTAGCAGTAAGTCGGTTCTCTACTTGCTTTGCACACAATTAGTTTCCATAAAATCTATCCTCCTAAACCGTAGTCAGTACATTAGTTTCTAAAATACGCTCAAGTTTCTAAAATACGTTAGGGGCTAGGGCAAAACAATTCTTCTAGCAGCAAAAGAATTTAGTTTTTCATTCATGGAGGGTGGTTGTATGCTTCTTCCAGGCCAAAGGTTTTGCCCCATGGAAGATGAACTACTCATGTCCTACCTTAAGCCTAAGGTGAACGGGATGCAAGTGCCCGACAATGAAGACCTGATCTGCGAGATGGATCTTTATGGTGACCAAGATCCTTGGAAGATATGGGAGAGATTTGAAGCAAGAAGGGCCAACGACTTGAGGAGGAACAAAGATCTCTACTTCTTCAcccaaaagaggaagaagactgCAACAAGCACACGTACAAGCCGAACAGTTGGGGGTGGCGGTACTTGGAAAGGCCTAAACGCAGCCAAGGAGATGTATCTTCTTGATCAGAATCAGCAGCCAACATCTACTCTTCTTGGTTTCAAGAAAACCTTCACGTACAAGAACAAAAACTCTGTGCATCATGGTTGCTGGATCATGTATGAGTTTGAACTTGATAAGTCACAACTCCTGCACAAGAAACAAGTAAACAAGAATGAATACGTTCTTTGTTTGCTTAGGAAGAATGATGTACTAccggaaaagaagagaaaaaggaaaatagaaGAGGAGATGCCTAAAGACTATGTCGAGGACGATCCTGAATCGGTTATTGAGGAGCCGCAAGAGAAACGACTACGTCTTCTACCATGCTTTCATATTGTGCCCGCACCATCATTGGAAGCTGGACAAGAACAATTCTTGGTAAGCGACCAACCATTCTTGCAGCTAGCACCATCATTAGAAGCTGATGAACAAGAAGCAGTACCCACATCATTAGATGTTGAACCACTTTTCTAGCAAGTGGATGAGAATATGGGACTGCTACAATTCGAGGCTGATCAAAGAGCATCGTCCTTGGAGTTGGCTGAATTAGAAAAGTGGTTTGAACAAGAATTTTATGCTGAAAATGTTACCTC contains these protein-coding regions:
- the LOC112178349 gene encoding uncharacterized protein LOC112178349, producing MEGGCMLLPGQRFCPMEDELLMSYLKPKVNGMQVPDNEDLICEMDLYGDQDPWKIWERFEARRANDLRRNKDLYFFTQKRKKTATSTRTSRTVGGGGTWKGLNAAKEMYLLDQNQQPTSTLLGFKKTFTYKNKNSVHHGCWIMYEFELDKSQLLHKKQVNKNEYVLCLLRKNDVLPEKKRKRKIEEEMPKDYVEDDPESVIEEPQEKRLRLLPCFHIVPAPSLEAGQEQFLQVDENMGLLQFEADQRASSLELAELEKWFEQEFYAENVTSLVEENSGLQQLESEPQLGEENLEQQLDAPSIAADDLQSHSDKNRVQ